In Erwinia sp. SLM-02, one genomic interval encodes:
- a CDS encoding glutathionylspermidine synthase family protein encodes MKRIAIAERPDWREKATEYGFNFHTLYGEPYWCEDAYYQFTLQQIESLEDVTSEIHQMCLQAVDLVTGSEELLEKFRIPKHTWDFVRESWKSGQPSLYSRLDLAWDGHSPAKLLENNADTPTSLYEAAFFQWIWLEEQLNAGNLPAGSDQFNSLQEKLIARFADLHQKHGFGLLHFACCRDTEEDRGTVQYLQDCATEAGLPSEFLFIDEIGLGEKGQFTDVNDQVISNMFKLYPWEFMLREMFSTKLADAGVRWLEPGWKSIISNKAMLPLLWKMFPNHPNLLAAYFAEDNVPHMDKYVVKPLFSREGANISIVENGKEIARVDGPYGEEGRIVQQFHPLPKFGDSYTLIGSWLIDDQPAGIGLREDRELITQDLSRFYPHAFIE; translated from the coding sequence ATGAAACGCATCGCGATTGCTGAGCGTCCAGACTGGCGAGAAAAAGCGACCGAATACGGTTTTAATTTTCACACCCTGTACGGCGAGCCCTACTGGTGTGAGGATGCCTATTATCAGTTTACCCTGCAGCAGATTGAAAGCCTGGAAGATGTGACCAGCGAAATCCATCAGATGTGTCTACAGGCGGTGGATTTGGTCACCGGCAGCGAAGAGCTGCTGGAGAAGTTTCGCATCCCTAAGCACACCTGGGACTTCGTGCGCGAGTCCTGGAAAAGCGGGCAGCCCTCGCTCTATTCCCGGCTGGACCTGGCATGGGACGGGCACTCTCCTGCCAAGCTGCTGGAGAATAACGCCGATACGCCCACCTCACTCTATGAAGCGGCGTTCTTCCAGTGGATCTGGCTGGAAGAGCAGCTTAACGCCGGAAACCTGCCGGCAGGCAGCGACCAGTTTAACAGTCTGCAGGAGAAGCTGATCGCGCGGTTCGCCGACCTGCATCAAAAACACGGTTTTGGCCTGCTGCACTTTGCCTGCTGCCGCGATACCGAAGAAGATCGCGGTACGGTGCAGTATTTGCAGGACTGCGCAACCGAAGCCGGTCTGCCGAGCGAGTTTCTGTTTATCGACGAGATTGGCCTGGGTGAGAAAGGCCAGTTCACCGATGTGAACGACCAGGTGATTAGCAACATGTTTAAACTCTATCCCTGGGAGTTTATGCTGCGCGAGATGTTCTCCACCAAGCTGGCCGATGCGGGCGTACGCTGGCTGGAGCCGGGGTGGAAAAGCATCATCTCCAATAAGGCGATGCTGCCGCTGCTGTGGAAGATGTTCCCGAATCACCCGAATCTGCTGGCCGCTTACTTCGCGGAGGATAACGTGCCGCATATGGATAAATACGTGGTTAAGCCGCTGTTTTCCCGCGAAGGTGCCAATATCAGCATCGTCGAGAACGGTAAAGAGATTGCGCGCGTTGACGGACCTTATGGTGAAGAGGGAAGGATCGTTCAGCAGTTCCATCCGCTGCCGAAATTTGGTGACAGCTATACGCTGATTGGATCCTGGCTGATCGATGACCAGCCCGCAGGGATCGGCCTGAGGGAAGATCGGGAACTGATCACTCAGGATCTGTCCCGCTTCTACCCGCACGCATTTATCGAGTAA
- the ygiD gene encoding 4,5-DOPA dioxygenase extradiol has translation MSHQRMPALFLGHGSPMNVLEENIYTETWRKLGETLPKPKAIIAVSAHWYTRGTAVTAMEKPRTIHDFGGFPQALFDTRYPAPGSPALARQIAEVLSPVDVQLDQEWGFDHGSWGVLIKMYPDADIPVVQLSIDGTRPAAWHFELGRKLAVLREQGVMIVASGNVVHNLRMVRWQGEATAYPWAESFNQYVRDNLAWQGDDAQHPLVNFMQHDGAALSNPTPEHYLPLLYVLGARANDEAVTIPVDGIVMGSLSMLSVQVG, from the coding sequence ATGAGCCACCAACGTATGCCTGCACTTTTCCTTGGCCACGGCAGCCCGATGAACGTGCTGGAAGAGAATATCTATACCGAAACCTGGCGCAAATTGGGTGAAACGCTACCGAAGCCAAAAGCGATTATTGCGGTTTCCGCACACTGGTATACGCGTGGCACGGCGGTAACCGCGATGGAAAAACCGCGGACGATCCATGATTTTGGCGGCTTCCCTCAGGCGCTGTTTGACACACGCTACCCCGCGCCCGGTTCTCCGGCGCTGGCCCGCCAGATTGCAGAAGTGCTGTCACCGGTAGACGTTCAGCTGGATCAGGAGTGGGGCTTTGACCACGGCTCCTGGGGCGTGTTAATCAAGATGTATCCGGATGCGGATATCCCGGTGGTGCAGCTTAGCATTGACGGCACCAGGCCGGCGGCCTGGCACTTCGAACTGGGGCGCAAACTGGCCGTGCTGCGCGAGCAGGGCGTGATGATCGTCGCCAGCGGCAACGTGGTGCATAACCTGCGCATGGTTCGCTGGCAGGGAGAAGCGACCGCCTACCCATGGGCCGAGTCGTTTAACCAGTACGTACGCGACAATCTGGCTTGGCAGGGTGACGATGCCCAGCATCCGCTGGTTAACTTTATGCAGCATGACGGCGCCGCCCTGTCGAACCCAACGCCAGAGCACTACCTGCCGCTGCTGTACGTGCTCGGTGCGCGGGCAAACGATGAAGCGGTGACGATACCGGTGGATGGGATTGTGATGGGGTCGTTGAGTATGCTGTCAGTCCAGGTGGGCTGA
- the ribB gene encoding 3,4-dihydroxy-2-butanone-4-phosphate synthase: protein MNQSLLSEFGTPEQRVTRAIEALRAGRGVMVLDDEDRENEGDMIFAAETMTVEQMALTIRHGSGIVCLCLTEERLGQLDLPMMVEDNTSAYGTGFTVTIEAAQGVTTGVSASDRITTIRTAIADNAKPADLNRPGHVFPLRGRPGGVLTRGGHTEATIDLVTLAGFKSAGVLCELTNDDGSMAHAAEVVVFAKQHDMPVVTIEDLVAYRRSHETRQAS, encoded by the coding sequence ATGAATCAGTCGCTACTTTCTGAATTTGGCACGCCTGAACAGCGTGTAACCCGTGCTATCGAAGCGCTTCGCGCCGGCCGCGGCGTAATGGTTTTAGACGATGAAGATCGTGAAAATGAAGGCGATATGATCTTCGCTGCCGAAACCATGACCGTTGAGCAGATGGCTCTCACTATTCGTCACGGCAGCGGAATTGTCTGCCTGTGTCTGACCGAAGAACGCCTTGGCCAGCTTGACCTGCCAATGATGGTTGAGGACAACACCAGCGCCTACGGCACCGGCTTTACCGTCACCATCGAAGCCGCACAGGGCGTAACCACCGGCGTTTCGGCTTCTGACCGCATCACCACCATTCGTACCGCCATTGCGGATAATGCGAAGCCTGCCGATCTGAATCGTCCTGGCCACGTCTTCCCGTTGCGCGGTCGTCCAGGCGGCGTGCTGACCCGCGGTGGCCACACCGAAGCCACCATCGATCTGGTGACGCTGGCGGGCTTCAAATCGGCGGGTGTGCTGTGTGAGCTGACTAACGATGATGGTTCCATGGCGCATGCGGCCGAAGTTGTTGTCTTCGCTAAACAGCATGATATGCCGGTCGTGACTATCGAAGATCTGGTTGCTTACCGCCGCAGCCATGAAACGCGTCAGGCAAGCTAA
- the ubiK gene encoding ubiquinone biosynthesis accessory factor UbiK, with amino-acid sequence MIDAKKIEQLARQIHESMPKGIRELGDDVEKKIRQTIQAQLTRLDVVNREEFDVQTQVLLRTREKLAVLEQRLTALENQSTAPAAPAAGAATAPVTAAPAAQAASEPDDTKDPA; translated from the coding sequence ATGATTGATGCTAAAAAAATTGAACAACTGGCCCGCCAGATCCATGAATCTATGCCAAAAGGTATCCGCGAGTTAGGCGATGATGTGGAAAAGAAGATCCGTCAGACTATCCAGGCGCAGCTGACCCGGCTTGATGTGGTCAATCGTGAAGAGTTTGATGTGCAGACTCAGGTGTTGTTGCGCACCCGCGAGAAGCTTGCGGTACTTGAACAACGCCTGACGGCGCTGGAGAATCAGTCGACTGCACCCGCTGCCCCGGCCGCAGGAGCTGCAACGGCGCCGGTAACGGCCGCGCCCGCTGCGCAGGCAGCCTCAGAGCCTGACGATACGAAAGACCCGGCCTGA
- the hldE gene encoding bifunctional D-glycero-beta-D-manno-heptose-7-phosphate kinase/D-glycero-beta-D-manno-heptose 1-phosphate adenylyltransferase HldE yields MKVTLPDFKRAGVLVVGDVMLDRYWHGPTSRISPEAPVPVVKVEHVEERPGGAANVAMNIASLGAESRLVGLTGIDDAARVLSETLTGVNVQCDFVSVPTHPTVTKLRVLSRNQQLIRLDFEEGFEGVNPEPMHERIQQALPKIGALVLSDYAKGALTSVETMIALARDAGVPVLVDPKGTDFSRYHGATLLTPNLSEFEAVVGKCKSEAEIVERGTALMQKHGLSALLVTRSENGMTLLQPGKEPFHMPTQAQEVFDVTGAGDTVIGVLAAALAAGNSLEESCFLANAAAGVVVGKLGTSTVSPIELENAIHARPESGFGVMDEAQLKAEVAKARQRGERVVMTNGVFDILHAGHVSYLANARRLGDRLIVAVNSDASTRRLKGETRPVNPLVNRMIVLGALEAVDWVVGFEEDTPQRLIAEVLPDLLVKGGDYKPEDIAGSKEVWANGGDVRVLNFEDGISTSNIIKTIINRKN; encoded by the coding sequence ATGAAAGTTACACTGCCTGATTTTAAACGTGCGGGTGTTCTGGTTGTGGGTGATGTGATGCTGGATCGTTACTGGCACGGGCCAACCAGCCGTATTTCTCCCGAAGCGCCGGTGCCGGTCGTTAAGGTTGAACACGTGGAAGAGCGCCCTGGCGGCGCGGCTAACGTGGCGATGAACATCGCTTCTCTCGGTGCGGAATCTCGCCTTGTTGGACTGACCGGCATTGACGATGCCGCGCGCGTGCTGAGCGAGACGCTGACCGGGGTTAACGTGCAGTGTGATTTTGTTTCTGTGCCAACCCACCCCACCGTGACCAAGCTCCGCGTTCTTTCGCGTAATCAGCAGCTGATCCGCCTGGATTTTGAAGAAGGTTTTGAAGGGGTTAACCCCGAGCCGATGCATGAGCGCATTCAGCAGGCATTACCTAAAATTGGTGCGCTGGTGCTTTCTGACTACGCGAAAGGCGCGCTGACCAGCGTGGAAACCATGATCGCGCTGGCGCGTGATGCCGGTGTGCCGGTGCTGGTGGATCCGAAAGGGACCGATTTCAGCCGCTATCACGGTGCCACACTGCTGACGCCGAATCTCTCAGAATTTGAAGCCGTGGTCGGTAAGTGCAAAAGCGAGGCTGAAATCGTCGAGCGGGGAACGGCGCTGATGCAAAAGCACGGTCTGTCGGCGCTGCTGGTGACCCGTTCTGAAAACGGCATGACGCTGCTGCAGCCGGGCAAAGAGCCTTTCCATATGCCTACGCAGGCGCAGGAAGTGTTCGATGTGACCGGTGCGGGCGATACGGTGATTGGCGTGCTGGCGGCGGCGCTGGCGGCGGGCAACAGCCTGGAGGAAAGCTGCTTCCTGGCGAATGCGGCAGCGGGCGTGGTGGTCGGCAAACTGGGCACATCGACGGTTTCCCCGATTGAGCTGGAAAATGCTATCCACGCGCGTCCCGAGTCTGGTTTCGGCGTGATGGATGAAGCGCAGCTGAAGGCGGAAGTGGCGAAAGCGCGTCAGCGCGGCGAGCGCGTGGTGATGACTAACGGCGTGTTTGACATTCTTCATGCCGGGCACGTTTCCTATCTGGCGAATGCCCGCCGGCTGGGCGATCGCCTGATTGTGGCGGTCAACAGCGATGCGTCTACTCGTCGCCTGAAGGGGGAAACCCGTCCGGTTAACCCGCTGGTCAACCGGATGATCGTGCTGGGCGCGCTGGAAGCGGTCGACTGGGTGGTGGGCTTTGAAGAAGACACGCCGCAGCGCCTGATTGCTGAAGTGCTACCGGACCTGCTGGTGAAAGGCGGTGACTACAAGCCAGAGGATATCGCCGGTAGCAAAGAAGTGTGGGCAAACGGCGGTGATGTACGCGTGCTTAACTTTGAAGACGGTATCTCAACCAGCAATATCATTAAGACGATTATCAATCGTAAGAATTAG
- the glnE gene encoding bifunctional [glutamate--ammonia ligase]-adenylyl-L-tyrosine phosphorylase/[glutamate--ammonia-ligase] adenylyltransferase: MVPLLSQPLPSLLAQQIAVIDPLPDGATPQQQSVLAFSDFVNDNLAKHPEWWQRLQTQPPLADEWQHYAAWLAERLAPVVDENTLMRELRLFRRHMLTRIAWMQTLATSSTEQTLTQLSELAEILIVAARDWLWHACCKDFGTPVNAAGEPQPLLILGMGKLGGGELNFSSDIDLIFTWPENGVTQGGRRELDNAQFFTRLGQRLIKVLDQPTVDGFVYRVDMRLRPFGDSGPLVLSFAALEDYYQEQGRDWERYAMVKARLMGGGDDRWSQELRQMLRPFVFRRYIDFSVIQSLRNMKAMIAREVRRRGLTDNIKLGAGGIREIEFIVQVFQLIRGGRERSLQLRSLLPTLKSISELNLLSQQQVTQLHDAYLFLRRLENLLQSINDEQTQTLPASELDRARLAWAMGFADWAALHHRLDEHMVSVRAIFDELIGDDAPESGDNREAGEYGVLWQDRLEEAELLPLVPHLDGEACQQLLRAINDFRMDVDKRTIGPRGRQALDQLMPRLLSEVVPRDDAVITLGRLTPLLLGVVTRTTYLELLTEFHGALQHLIRLCAASPMVASQLARYPLLLDELLDPATLYQPTATDAYRDELRQYLLRIPEEDEEQQLEALRQFKQAQHLRIAAADIAGTLPVMKVSDHLTWLAEAMIEAVVQQAWNMMVQRYGRPSHLASDSERGFAVVGYGKLGGWELGYSSDLDLVFLHNCPQEAVTLGERSIDGRQFYLRLAQRVMHLFSTRTSSGILYEVDARLRPSGAAGMLVSTFEAFDEYQRSEAWTWEHQALVRARIVYGDTALSQRFGEIRRGILALPREAEKLKIEVREMREKMRAHLGQKHKGRWDIKADAGGITDIEFITQYLVLRYASQDLTLTRWSDNVRILELLANSDKMAETQAKALTHAYVTLRDALHHLALQELPGHVEESAYAAEKAQVNQSWQIWFGD, from the coding sequence ATGGTGCCTTTACTATCACAGCCGCTGCCATCCTTGCTGGCTCAACAGATCGCCGTTATCGATCCCCTGCCGGACGGCGCTACGCCACAGCAGCAGTCCGTGCTGGCGTTCAGTGACTTCGTTAACGATAACCTGGCGAAGCATCCCGAATGGTGGCAACGGCTGCAAACGCAGCCGCCGCTTGCCGACGAGTGGCAGCACTATGCCGCGTGGCTGGCAGAGCGGCTGGCCCCGGTGGTGGACGAAAATACGCTGATGCGCGAGCTGCGGCTTTTCCGCCGCCATATGCTGACGCGCATTGCCTGGATGCAAACCCTGGCGACCAGCAGCACCGAACAAACCTTAACGCAGCTGAGCGAACTGGCGGAAATCCTGATCGTGGCTGCCCGCGACTGGCTGTGGCACGCCTGCTGCAAGGATTTTGGCACGCCGGTCAACGCCGCCGGAGAACCGCAGCCGCTGCTGATCCTCGGGATGGGGAAACTGGGCGGCGGTGAGCTGAATTTCTCTTCCGATATCGATTTGATTTTTACCTGGCCGGAAAACGGCGTGACGCAGGGCGGACGGCGCGAGCTGGATAACGCCCAGTTCTTTACCCGCCTGGGCCAGCGGCTGATTAAAGTGCTCGATCAGCCGACCGTTGACGGCTTCGTTTACCGCGTGGATATGCGGCTTCGCCCCTTCGGCGACAGCGGCCCGCTGGTGCTGAGCTTCGCAGCGCTGGAAGATTATTACCAGGAGCAGGGCCGTGACTGGGAACGCTACGCGATGGTCAAAGCCCGGCTGATGGGCGGCGGCGACGATCGCTGGAGCCAGGAGCTGCGGCAGATGCTGCGCCCGTTCGTCTTCCGTCGCTATATCGATTTCAGCGTGATCCAGTCTCTGCGCAACATGAAGGCGATGATCGCGCGCGAGGTACGCCGACGCGGGCTGACGGATAACATCAAGCTGGGTGCTGGCGGTATCCGCGAAATCGAGTTTATTGTCCAGGTCTTCCAGCTGATCCGCGGCGGTCGTGAACGATCGCTGCAGCTGCGTTCGCTGCTGCCTACCCTCAAATCAATCAGCGAACTGAATTTACTGTCGCAGCAGCAGGTTACCCAGCTGCACGACGCGTATCTGTTCCTGCGGCGGCTGGAAAACCTGCTGCAGAGTATCAACGATGAACAGACGCAGACGCTGCCGGCCAGTGAGCTGGATCGCGCACGCCTGGCCTGGGCGATGGGGTTTGCCGACTGGGCGGCGCTGCATCACCGCCTGGACGAGCATATGGTATCGGTACGCGCCATTTTTGACGAACTGATTGGTGACGATGCCCCGGAAAGCGGCGATAACCGCGAAGCGGGAGAATATGGCGTGCTGTGGCAGGATCGGCTGGAGGAAGCGGAGCTGCTGCCGCTGGTCCCGCATCTGGACGGTGAAGCGTGCCAGCAACTGCTGCGTGCCATCAACGATTTCCGCATGGATGTGGACAAGCGCACGATTGGCCCACGCGGTCGCCAGGCGCTCGACCAGCTGATGCCCCGTCTGCTCAGCGAGGTGGTGCCGCGCGATGACGCGGTGATCACGCTGGGCCGCCTGACGCCGCTGCTGCTCGGCGTGGTCACGCGTACCACCTATCTGGAACTGCTCACGGAATTCCACGGCGCGCTGCAGCATCTGATCCGCCTGTGCGCCGCCTCTCCGATGGTTGCCAGCCAGCTGGCGCGTTATCCCCTGCTGCTTGATGAGCTGCTTGATCCGGCGACGCTCTACCAGCCAACGGCCACCGATGCCTATCGCGACGAGCTTCGTCAGTATCTGCTGCGTATCCCGGAAGAGGATGAGGAGCAGCAGCTGGAAGCCCTCAGGCAGTTTAAACAGGCGCAGCATCTGCGTATTGCCGCTGCGGATATCGCCGGCACCCTGCCGGTGATGAAGGTCAGCGATCATCTGACCTGGCTGGCTGAAGCAATGATTGAAGCGGTGGTGCAGCAGGCCTGGAATATGATGGTGCAGCGCTACGGCCGGCCATCGCATTTGGCCAGCGACAGCGAGCGTGGCTTTGCCGTGGTCGGCTACGGCAAGCTGGGCGGCTGGGAGCTGGGCTACAGCTCGGATCTGGATCTGGTATTCCTGCACAACTGTCCTCAGGAAGCGGTCACGCTGGGGGAACGCAGCATCGACGGCCGCCAGTTCTATCTGCGCCTGGCCCAGCGGGTGATGCACCTGTTCAGTACCCGAACCTCATCGGGCATTCTTTATGAAGTCGACGCCCGTCTGCGCCCCTCGGGTGCTGCCGGTATGCTGGTCAGCACGTTTGAAGCCTTCGATGAATACCAGCGCAGTGAAGCCTGGACCTGGGAGCATCAGGCGCTGGTTCGCGCCCGCATTGTCTACGGTGATACGGCGCTCAGCCAGCGCTTTGGGGAAATTCGTCGCGGGATCCTGGCGCTGCCGCGTGAAGCGGAAAAACTCAAGATTGAAGTCCGGGAGATGCGTGAAAAAATGCGCGCGCATCTGGGGCAAAAGCATAAAGGCCGCTGGGATATCAAGGCGGATGCGGGCGGCATTACGGATATTGAATTCATTACGCAATATCTGGTCCTACGTTATGCGTCACAGGATCTGACGCTGACCCGCTGGTCCGATAATGTGCGCATTCTGGAACTGCTGGCGAACAGTGACAAAATGGCGGAGACGCAGGCGAAAGCACTGACGCACGCCTACGTCACCCTGCGGGATGCGCTGCACCATCTGGCGCTGCAGGAGCTGCCGGGTCATGTGGAAGAGAGTGCCTATGCCGCTGAGAAAGCCCAGGTTAATCAAAGCTGGCAAATCTGGTTTGGCGACTGA
- a CDS encoding CYTH domain-containing protein: MTIEIELKFITTADAATKLASQLALWPHVHTAGQKLSNTYFETANGQLRSWDMGLRIRGFGDSFEMTLKTAGQTIGGLHQRPEYNVALKEPVLDIHQLPADVWPQGTDLDALQQQLNPLFSTNFVREKWVVSYLESEIEVAFDLGEVSAGDLSEPLHEIELELKSGHRDDLLAFAAELAKMGGLRLGSLSKAARGYALAKGNPPRKLRPVPLLKVKPKATVEQGMQAAFLLALSQWQYHEELWLRGNAEALGEIQDALETLRQAFSLYGALVPRKASSDLRQRLTELEGALLEDDLDAVSICFSPLWLETQLALTTWIATARWRDFIDQKTDAKLQGSFKRFTDIMLGRISADLKETFGQVNQLNEYQDKLTRLHRQQLAVHLLAGSYDDAAVNTWLGNWQLLRQAIIDRQDVWLDGHRRQALKQPVFWKNGNA; encoded by the coding sequence ATGACCATCGAAATCGAGCTAAAGTTCATTACCACCGCCGATGCCGCGACAAAACTCGCCAGCCAGCTGGCTCTCTGGCCTCATGTACACACCGCCGGACAGAAGCTGAGTAACACCTACTTCGAAACCGCCAACGGCCAGCTGCGCAGCTGGGATATGGGCCTGCGCATCCGGGGTTTTGGTGACAGTTTCGAGATGACGCTGAAAACGGCCGGGCAGACCATTGGTGGCCTGCACCAGCGGCCGGAATACAACGTCGCACTGAAAGAGCCGGTACTGGATATTCACCAGCTTCCCGCGGACGTCTGGCCTCAGGGAACCGATCTTGATGCCCTGCAGCAGCAGCTGAATCCGCTGTTCAGCACGAACTTCGTGCGCGAAAAGTGGGTGGTGAGCTACCTGGAAAGCGAAATTGAAGTGGCTTTCGATCTCGGTGAAGTCAGCGCCGGGGATCTGAGTGAACCCCTGCATGAAATTGAGCTGGAGCTGAAAAGCGGCCACCGTGACGATCTTCTGGCCTTTGCCGCCGAGCTGGCAAAAATGGGCGGCCTGCGTCTGGGAAGCTTGAGTAAAGCCGCGCGCGGCTACGCGCTGGCGAAAGGGAACCCACCCCGTAAACTGCGCCCGGTTCCGCTGCTTAAGGTTAAACCTAAGGCAACCGTTGAGCAGGGGATGCAGGCCGCTTTCCTGCTGGCGCTCAGCCAGTGGCAGTATCATGAAGAGCTGTGGCTGCGCGGCAACGCTGAGGCGCTGGGTGAAATTCAGGATGCGCTGGAAACGCTGCGCCAGGCATTTTCCCTGTACGGCGCGCTGGTGCCGCGTAAGGCCAGCAGCGATCTGCGCCAGCGGCTCACCGAGCTGGAAGGCGCACTGCTGGAAGACGATCTGGATGCGGTGTCCATCTGCTTCAGTCCGCTCTGGCTGGAAACGCAGCTGGCGCTGACTACCTGGATTGCAACGGCGCGCTGGCGTGATTTTATCGATCAGAAAACCGATGCCAAACTGCAGGGCTCCTTTAAGCGCTTCACCGATATTATGCTGGGCCGCATTTCCGCCGACCTTAAGGAAACCTTCGGCCAGGTTAATCAGCTGAATGAATATCAGGATAAGCTGACGCGCCTCCATCGCCAGCAGCTCGCCGTACATCTCCTGGCCGGCAGCTATGACGATGCCGCCGTGAACACGTGGCTGGGCAACTGGCAGCTGCTGCGTCAGGCCATTATCGATCGGCAGGATGTCTGGCTGGATGGTCATCGTCGCCAGGCCTTGAAGCAGCCGGTATTCTGGAAAAACGGTAACGCCTGA
- a CDS encoding TIGR04211 family SH3 domain-containing protein codes for MKKTHIIGLTFLAFSAVANVHAEEKRYISDELSTWVRSGPGNDYRLIGTLNAGEEVTLLQSNENSKYGQIRDSQGRTTWIPLSQLSEQPSLRSRVPELEQQVKDLTAKLANIDGSWNQRTAEMQKKVAGSDDAINTLKGENQQLKNQLVVASKKVDAANVQLDDKQRTIIMQWFMYGGGVAGFGLLLGLLLPHMLPRRKKNDRWMN; via the coding sequence ATGAAAAAAACTCACATTATTGGCCTGACTTTTCTGGCTTTTAGCGCCGTAGCTAACGTGCATGCTGAAGAAAAACGTTACATTTCCGACGAACTCTCGACCTGGGTTCGCAGCGGTCCCGGTAATGACTACCGTCTGATCGGCACGCTGAACGCCGGGGAAGAAGTCACCCTGCTGCAGTCTAACGAGAACAGTAAATATGGACAGATCCGTGACTCGCAGGGCAGGACAACCTGGATCCCACTGAGCCAGCTCAGTGAACAGCCCAGCCTGCGCTCCCGCGTTCCGGAACTGGAACAGCAGGTCAAAGATCTTACCGCCAAACTGGCGAATATCGACGGTAGCTGGAATCAACGCACGGCAGAAATGCAGAAAAAAGTGGCGGGCAGCGACGATGCGATTAACACCCTGAAGGGTGAAAATCAGCAGCTGAAGAACCAGTTAGTGGTCGCCAGTAAAAAGGTGGATGCCGCAAACGTTCAGTTGGATGATAAACAGCGCACCATCATTATGCAGTGGTTTATGTACGGCGGCGGCGTTGCCGGATTCGGCCTGCTGCTGGGTCTGCTGCTACCGCATATGCTGCCGCGCAGGAAGAAAAACGACCGCTGGATGAACTAA
- a CDS encoding multifunctional CCA addition/repair protein, whose protein sequence is MKTYLVGGAVRDGLLNLPLKDKDWVVVGATPEQMLALGYSQVGRDFPVFLHPESHEEYALARTERKSGNGYTGFVCYSAPDVTLEQDLARRDLTINAIAQDADGRYYDPYNGRADIDQRILRHVSAAFNEDPLRVLRVARFAARFAHLNFRIAEETLELMRSMTHSGELNHLTAERVWKETESALLTRNPQVFFQVLRDCGALAVLFPELDNLYGVPAPAKWHPEIDSGIHSLMTLAMAAHLSPELDVRFATLFHDVGKALTLPEKWPSHHGHGPAGVPLVAALCERLRVPNHVRDLALLVTEFHDLVHTIQNHSAATLVNLFDRLDAWRKPHRVEQIALTSEADARGRSGFENNPYPQGTYLREAFRIVSEVPTRDVVAAGFKGAEVREELTRRRIAALEAWQAQ, encoded by the coding sequence GTGAAAACATACCTTGTCGGTGGCGCGGTCCGTGACGGACTGCTGAATTTGCCGCTGAAAGATAAAGACTGGGTGGTGGTCGGCGCTACCCCCGAGCAGATGCTTGCGCTGGGCTATTCCCAGGTCGGGCGTGATTTCCCGGTTTTCCTCCATCCAGAAAGCCATGAGGAATATGCGCTGGCGCGCACCGAGCGTAAGTCAGGCAATGGCTATACCGGGTTTGTCTGCTATTCAGCACCCGACGTGACGCTGGAGCAGGATCTGGCGCGCCGCGATTTGACCATCAACGCCATTGCACAAGATGCCGACGGCCGGTACTACGACCCTTATAACGGTCGTGCTGATATAGATCAGCGCATTCTGCGCCACGTTTCCGCCGCGTTTAATGAAGACCCGCTGCGCGTGCTGCGCGTCGCGCGATTTGCCGCGCGCTTTGCCCATCTTAACTTTCGCATCGCAGAAGAAACGCTGGAACTGATGCGTTCCATGACCCACAGCGGCGAGCTGAATCACCTGACGGCGGAACGCGTGTGGAAGGAGACGGAAAGCGCGCTGCTGACCCGTAATCCACAGGTCTTTTTCCAGGTGCTGCGCGACTGCGGTGCGCTCGCCGTTTTATTCCCCGAGCTGGACAATCTTTACGGCGTGCCGGCCCCAGCGAAATGGCATCCGGAAATCGACAGCGGCATTCACTCGCTGATGACGCTGGCGATGGCCGCGCATCTGAGCCCCGAGCTGGACGTTCGCTTCGCCACGCTGTTCCACGATGTCGGCAAGGCACTGACATTGCCCGAGAAATGGCCCAGCCACCACGGTCACGGACCGGCTGGCGTACCGCTGGTTGCCGCCCTGTGTGAGCGCCTGCGCGTGCCAAATCACGTTCGCGATCTTGCTCTGCTGGTGACTGAATTCCACGATCTCGTTCACACCATTCAGAACCATTCAGCCGCAACGCTGGTCAACCTGTTCGACAGGCTTGATGCCTGGCGTAAGCCGCACCGCGTTGAGCAGATTGCGCTGACCAGTGAAGCCGATGCGCGCGGCAGGAGCGGGTTTGAAAATAACCCCTATCCGCAGGGAACCTATCTGCGGGAAGCATTCAGAATTGTGTCAGAGGTGCCTACGCGCGATGTGGTCGCGGCCGGATTTAAAGGTGCAGAAGTGAGGGAAGAACTGACGCGCAGACGTATTGCGGCGCTGGAGGCCTGGCAGGCGCAGTAA